The window GAGCAGTTCGGCGGCCCGCGGGACGAGCCGCCCGCTCTCGACGTCGAGGACGTGGAATTCTTCTTCTGCCCCGAGGCGCACTGTCACGATCTCTCCCCGGTAGTGGTGGACAGCCGCCGCTACGCCGGCGGACCGGCCGGATGACGGCGGTTGACGTGGGTCCGGGTTCCCTCATCGTCCGCCAACAAGCCGCATACAGCACATTTTGTGGCGAAGATCGCTCATCTGAGCATACGACTGCTCCTACGACGCTGGGTCACGGCTGACACACGCGTACCCGGACAGCGGCCATGTCTCACCCGTCCCGGGCGAAGCGGTTCCCCGTCCCTTGCCGGACGGGGCTGCGCCTCAGGGCCGCGGGCCGTCGGAGCCGGGCAGGCCGGCGTTCCAGTCGAGGCGGAGGACGGCGAGGTCGTCGGTGTGCCGGTCGGCGTTCAGGGTGCGGGTGCCCGCGATCAGCCGGTCCAGGTGGATGCCGGGGTCGGGGGTGCGGATGCCGTCGATGATGCGCAGCAGGCCCTCCACGCCGAGCCGGGCGCCGGTGCTGTCGGCGAAACCTTCGACGAGGCCGTCGGTGTAGGCGATGAGCGCGCCCCGGGCGGGCAGCGCGAGGGTGGTCGCGGGCCACTTGCCGAGACCGGGCGCGATACCGAGGGCGACTCCGTGCGCGGCGGCGATCTCCCGGGTCCCGTCGGGGGTGATGAGGAGGGGCTCGTGGTGCCCGGCCAGGTGCAGGGTGAGGATGCGCGCACCCGCATCGAGGGTGATGAGGGTGCAGGTCGCGAACAGGTCGCTGCCCGTGCGTTCGGCGATGTGGATCTGTTCCAGGAGGTGCAGCAGATGCTGGTCGCGGTGGCCGCCGAGCGTCAGGGCACGCCAGGCTATGCGCAGACAGACACCGAGCGCGGCGGCGTCCGGGCCGTGGCCGCTGACATCTCCGATGACGGCGTGGACCTGTCCGTCGTCGGTCTGGACGACATCGAGGAAGTCACCGCCGAGGAGAGCCTGTGCCCGGCCGGGGTAGTAGCGGCTGGAGGCGGTGACGGCGCCGGGCGAGAGCAGCGGTTCCGGCAGCAGACCGCGTTCCAGACGGGCGTTCTCCTCGGCGCGCAGGCGCCCGATCTGGAGGTCCGCGTTGGCGCGCTCGGCCTGCTTTCGCTGGACGGCGTAGCGGACGGCGCGTTGCATCAGGTCGGGGTCGACCTTGCCCTTGACGAGGTAGTCCTGGGCGCCGGCGGCGAGGGCGTCGACTCCGGCGCGGGGTTCCTCGAGGCCGGTCAGCACGATGATGGCGGCACGGGTGGCGGCCTGGACGGCCTGGACCGTCTCCACTCCGGACGCGTCGGGCAGGTGCAGGTCGAGCAGGACGCAGTCGACGGGGTGCGAGGCGAGCGCCGTTCGCGCGTCGGCGGCCGTGCGGCAGCGCGTCAGGGCGTGCGGCATGTCGGTGTCGTAGAGGAGTTCCTCGACCAGGAGGGCGTCTCCGTCGTCGTCCTCGACCAGCAGGATGCGGAACCGCTCCGCGCGAACCGCGGCCCGGCCGGTCACGACTGCGTCTCTCTCTCGGCGGCGGGCGCGGGCCCGACGGCGGGCAGGGTGAGGACGACTCGGGTGCCCGGCTTGTAGTCGGGGTCGATCCCGATCGTGCCGCCGTGGAACTCGACGACCTTCTTGCACATCGCGAGACCGATGCCCGTGCCCGGATAGGCGTCCTTGGTGTGCAGCCGCTGGAAGAGGACGAACACCTTCTCCTGGAACTCCGGTGCGATGCCGATGCCGTTGTCCGTGACCGTGAACTCCCAGACGCCGTCGTCGGACACGGCGCCGACGTGGATCCGGGGCGGGCGGTCCGGGCTGCGGAACTTGATCGCGTTGGACAGCAGGTTCTGCCACAGCATGCCCAGCTGGGTGCTGTCCCCGACGACCGTGGGCAACGGGTCGTGGGTGATCTCGGCCCCGCTCTCCTCCACGGCCACGCTCAGCACGTCCAGCGTCCGGTTCAGCACGCCTTCGAGGTCCACCGTCTGGTGGTCGTTGTGCACCCGGCCGACCCGCGAGAAGGCCAGCAGGTCGTTGATCAGGAGCTGCATGCGGTTGGCGCCGTCGACGGCGAACGCGATGTACTGGTCCGCCTTGTCGTCCAGCTGTCCGCCGTAGCGCCGCTGGAGGAGCTGGGTGAAGCTGGACACCTTGCGCAGCGGCTCCTGGAGGTCGTGGCTGGCGACGTAGGCGAACTGCTCCAGTTCCGTGTTCGACCGCTTGAGGTCCTCCGCCTGCTCGTCCAGCAGACGGCGGGCCGCCTCACTGAACTGGAGCTCCTCCACCAGCCGTCGGCGCATCGAGTCCACGTCGGAGGCCAGTTGCCGCAGGTCGGCGGGGCCGGTGCCGGCGAGGGAGCGGTCGAAACGGCCCCGGGCCACCTCACGGGCGGCCGTGCCCAGCCGGGCGAGCGGGCCGGTGACACCGCGGCGCAGCCCCTCGAAGACGAGCACGGCGACGAGGGCGATGACCATGGCGATGACGGCGAACATCCAGTTCCGCAGGGTCACCGCCCGCCGCAGGTCGCGCACGGCCTGCTCCCGCTCGCTCTGCAGGTGGGCCTGCTGCCGGGTCATCGCGCCGCGCAACGCGTCGAACTCCGACTTGCCCTCGGCGGCCCGCCGGGTGGACAGTACGACCGCCTCCTGGGCGGGGGCGGCAGAGACGGGCTCGGCGATGCGCTTCTGCCAGGTGCCGGCCAGCTCCTCCACGGTGGCCAGGTCGGCGCGGGCCCGGGTGTCACCCTCGACCAGGGGCCGCAGTCGGCGCAGGGCGGCCTTCTCGTCGGACACGCCCTCCGCGTACGGCTGGAGGAAGTCCGAGCGGCCCGACAGTCCGTAGCCGCGGATGCCCGTCTCCTGGTTGACGAGAGCCTGTTCCACCCGCATGGCGTCGATCAGCGCGGGCGAGCGCCGGTCGACCAGCTGGGTCGTGATCTGGGACGTACGCCACATGGCCCAGCCGCCCAGTGATCCGA of the Streptomyces sp. 1222.5 genome contains:
- a CDS encoding PP2C family protein-serine/threonine phosphatase; translation: MTGRAAVRAERFRILLVEDDDGDALLVEELLYDTDMPHALTRCRTAADARTALASHPVDCVLLDLHLPDASGVETVQAVQAATRAAIIVLTGLEEPRAGVDALAAGAQDYLVKGKVDPDLMQRAVRYAVQRKQAERANADLQIGRLRAEENARLERGLLPEPLLSPGAVTASSRYYPGRAQALLGGDFLDVVQTDDGQVHAVIGDVSGHGPDAAALGVCLRIAWRALTLGGHRDQHLLHLLEQIHIAERTGSDLFATCTLITLDAGARILTLHLAGHHEPLLITPDGTREIAAAHGVALGIAPGLGKWPATTLALPARGALIAYTDGLVEGFADSTGARLGVEGLLRIIDGIRTPDPGIHLDRLIAGTRTLNADRHTDDLAVLRLDWNAGLPGSDGPRP
- a CDS encoding ATP-binding protein, with protein sequence MQSAIQTEPSATAAFSGWTTRRWLRTGVAGTLLVLAVLGSLGGWAMWRTSQITTQLVDRRSPALIDAMRVEQALVNQETGIRGYGLSGRSDFLQPYAEGVSDEKAALRRLRPLVEGDTRARADLATVEELAGTWQKRIAEPVSAAPAQEAVVLSTRRAAEGKSEFDALRGAMTRQQAHLQSEREQAVRDLRRAVTLRNWMFAVIAMVIALVAVLVFEGLRRGVTGPLARLGTAAREVARGRFDRSLAGTGPADLRQLASDVDSMRRRLVEELQFSEAARRLLDEQAEDLKRSNTELEQFAYVASHDLQEPLRKVSSFTQLLQRRYGGQLDDKADQYIAFAVDGANRMQLLINDLLAFSRVGRVHNDHQTVDLEGVLNRTLDVLSVAVEESGAEITHDPLPTVVGDSTQLGMLWQNLLSNAIKFRSPDRPPRIHVGAVSDDGVWEFTVTDNGIGIAPEFQEKVFVLFQRLHTKDAYPGTGIGLAMCKKVVEFHGGTIGIDPDYKPGTRVVLTLPAVGPAPAAERETQS